A DNA window from Linepithema humile isolate Giens D197 chromosome 6, Lhum_UNIL_v1.0, whole genome shotgun sequence contains the following coding sequences:
- the LOC105675538 gene encoding uncharacterized protein: MGDARGISPMRMAGNIAENWQMWRSRFENYLKASEVSKKSQETQCAQLLHYIGKEGFKIYKTFPIAENEKNKLPILLDKFEAHFLPKENLSYERYVFFTMRQKSGQSLEQFVVELTEQAQKCKLGELQNSLIKCMITCGVQSNPMREKLLQDDLLTLEEAIHQCKVIEKAKIQSKEMEALGESTGTVNAFKLYKKASQKQEVRGKSVHKTKDKMISNCTRCGKNHIVNNCPAYGKVCGKCKRQNHFAAVCRSHNKIKINELEKEKGKVDTVTTHEKGEYLIISAVNKDNKDENAWYTELEINRVKVKFKIDTGAMCNVLSMNQLKVIGLSKVKIEPTKVMLKSYTGDKLQVKGVWSANVKRNNRVYKIDFYIVVTNTPAILGLPSCLKLNVVKKVDSVEEKNVYTELAKEFSDTFSGIGCIKKPYHIKLKENAQPVIHPTRRVTLALMPKLKECLTELVKEKIIEKVEEATDWVNALVITQKPNGSLRICLDPKDLNNNIKREHCLILTLDEITTKLTGAKVFSTLDATSGFYQITLDSESANLCTFGTPFGRYKFL, encoded by the coding sequence ATGGGAGACGCAAGAGGCATCAGCCCTATGAGAATGGCAGGGAACATTGCAGAGAACTGGCAAATGTGGCGTAGTAGATTCGAAAACTATCTGAAGGCGTCAGAAGTATCGAAGAAATCACAAGAGACCCAGTGTGCGCAACTCTTACATTACATAGGGAAAGAAGggttcaaaatttataaaacctTTCCTATAgcagaaaatgagaaaaataaactacCAATCTTATTAGACAAATTTGAAGCTCACTTCCTACCAAAGGAAAATCTTTCGTATGAAAGATACGTCTTCTTCACAATGAGGCAAAAATCCGGACAGTCACTGGAACAGTTCGTGGTAGAATTGACAGAACAAGCGCAAAAATGTAAGCTAGGAGAACTACAAAACAGCCTGATCAAATGTATGATCACCTGCGGAGTCCAGAGCAACCCGATGAGAGAGAAGCTGCTGCAGGATGACTTACTAACGCTGGAAGAGGCCATTCATCAGTGTAAAGTAATAGAAAAGGCGAAGATCCAAAGCAAGGAAATGGAAGCTCTAGGAGAATCTACGGGAACAGTCAAcgcatttaaattatataagaaagcGAGTCAAAAACAAGAAGTGAGGGGTAAGAGTGTCCAcaaaacaaaagataaaatgatttcTAATTGTACAAGATGTGGAAAGAATCACATTGTAAATAACTGTCCAGCATACGGTAAAGTATGTGGAAAATGTAAGAGGCAAAATCATTTTGCTGCTGTTTGTAGaagtcataataaaataaaaataaatgagttagaaaaagaaaaagggaaagTAGACACTGTTACGACTCACGAAAAAGGCGAATACTTAATTATAAGTGCGGTAAATAAGGACAATAAAGATGAGAATGCGTGGTACACAGAGTTAGAAATTAATAGGgtcaaagttaaatttaagATAGATACGGGGGCAATGTGTAATGTATTATCAATGAATCAGTTAAAGGTGATAGGATTaagtaaagttaaaattgaacCTACAAAGGTAATGCTCAAATCATACACGGGTGATAAATTACAAGTCAAAGGTGTTTGGTCGGcaaatgttaaaagaaataacagaGTATACaagatagatttttatatagttgTAACCAATACACCAGCAATACTAGGATTACCctcatgtttaaaattaaatgtggtTAAGAAAGTCGACAGCGTAGAGGAAAAAAACGTATATACAGAACTAGCCAAAGAATTTAGTGATACTTTCTCAGGGATAGGTTGCATAAAAAAACCATatcacattaaattaaaagaaaatgcacAACCTGTGATACATCCCACACGTAGAGTAACTCTGGCGCTAATGCCTAAATTAAAAGAATGCTTAACAGAATtagtaaaagagaaaataatagaaaaggtAGAAGAAGCCACCGATTGGGTGAATGCTTTAGTGATAACACAAAAACCGAATGGCAGCCTAAGAATTTGCCTAGATccaaaagatttaaataataatataaaaagagaacATTGTTTAATACTAACATTGGATGAAATTACAACTAAATTAACCGGAGCCAAAGTATTTAGCACATTAGATGCAACAAGCGGGTTTTATCAAATAACATTAGACTCAGAAAGTGCGAATCTATGTACATTCGGAACCCCTTTTGGTAGATATAAATTCCTTTGA